Sequence from the Melitaea cinxia chromosome 18, ilMelCinx1.1, whole genome shotgun sequence genome:
TTTGCATTACTATTTAGGGTTGTCTACGATAATACATACTGGCATAGTTATATTTCATAacgtttttgtaatattttattttagattaccCTATTTCAAATCCTGCATGTTTGCTACAGTACTGGAGGATATAATCACAGAGCTCTACATTCTTGGTATagaaacattttcattttacattaaCACTAACTCTTTTGCGTTtacagtatatttatatttcttataaaaactacatacttatatttcaaattatgttAAACATATCTTGGGTTGGTGTTTATAAGATTTATTGTTTATGTACTTGATATCCGCTATACATTTtacttacctatattttaatgaaCGTAATGTATTTCCAAGCTAAAAGTAGAAaagtatctttagaaagcatcAAGTGGGTCATCGcaacatttgtttatttttcatgtacctacctattttttaatttattcagacGAAAGTAACTCGGAAATGCGCATAAGGAAAACAATGATAGAAATGCCAACACTTCTTGCTCATAAATACGGTGtcgaagaagaaaaaattacGGATGATCTTAAAGATATTAATCCAAAAAATCTCGACTGTTCTGAATATAAGCTGAAAAAATTACAATCTGACCggtaataatatacttaattattcCATCTTCATGTCATAAAATGAGATTTCGTAATAAaagattttgttaaataaatttagtttttttttaacattaattttcttGTCTTTATTGTTGTTAGTCAGAAAAAGATCAGTCAGAAAAAGTATTTAACTGGTAGGTACCTACATTTTAtctgtatgttatttttatgtataatacaaattacctattatattttagatatttagttCTCAAGGGTCTACAGGATACATACTTTGATCTAGCGAGAAATCGTAATTTCGACGCATTGAATGAAAATGTCAGCAGAATGTTCCAAAACAACACTACTTTGAAAAATCTTATCGAAGTGGACTGCAAAAACAGATTGTAAAAATTTAGAACACATTTTATTGACgtacatactttaaaaatagtTCAAAGAAAAAAGGAGACTAAGAGTAAAAACTTAGTATATAGATCTTAAGCACACAAACAAAGTGAATACTGCACTtgtccatactaatattataattgtgtttgctcgcaaacgaaaaaaaaaaccgacttcaattacatcgacaagtaatacaacgtagatctacgaaaaaatagtcaagcaactacgcgttatcatagattactcaaaaagtagttatcagatctcgataaaatttatatgtgaccacatgataaacaccagctttcgattaaattaaaaattatcaaaatcggtccacccagtaaaaagttattgcggattttcgagagattccctctatttctctgagatcccatcatcagatcctagtttccttatcatggcaccaaactaggaatatcccctttttaagaaaaaaagaattatcaaaatcggtacatccagtagaaagttatgcgctataatacaacgtaggtcgacgaaaaaagcgtcaagtaaaaatgcattattagatacaactcgaaaagtagttgttagatctcaaataaatttaaatgggaccaattggcacacaccacctttcgattaaaacaaaatttgtcgaaatcggtttacccggtcaaaagttctgatgtaacatacataaaaaaaaataaaaaaatacagtcgaattgagaacctcctccttttttggaagtcggttaataaagaggaaagatttgattgtttgtttgtttgcattgaatagacTTGAAACTACtgtaccgatttgaaaaattctttcactgttgggaagctacactctCCGCGGGTCACTTAGGCTAGattatattttcaacaaattagaaaaatattttgaaatttttataaaataagcgTTCGATCCGGCTGATGCTGAGTGGTCACGGTACCTTCACAGATCATAGCCGCTAGACGTttacaatatcaaaataatcaaacaaaataaaaaaaaaaacaagcatatCGACTACCCCGCATCCGCTGTCATCAGAGCGCATTTCCAGGAGATTTTATTGTCTTGCTCACCACAGGACTAATAAACTAATGAGTCCagtctacttaaattttaagtagATTCGGGAAGTGTTTTTGGTATTTCCTGCTGGACCCTATCTTAATAAGATTTGGAAAAAAACTTTTCGACTAGGTTCATTGATCATTTTTGAgataagttatatatttatttaggaattgttttaaattgttggAAGACTTGTTCAACACTATTCGAGGTTAAAtctaaaacttatattttttttaacaactatAGAATCCGTCGAGATCTAAACCGGCAAATCCGCCAACAACGAAATCATATGAAATCGGTCACTTATGATACTGACAATGAAATTCAACATCTGAAGTCTAGTATAGAAGtaagtttaaatatacatataccttTTTTGTAATAGTTGTTTTTCTATACTAAATAATCTTTATATCTTACGTTGTTAAAACGTGACCTGAGGGAATATAAGTCATCATTGGCTTATTagctaaaaaaaattcaaagcaTTCTGGTTGCAACGATTTAATCGCCCCAACTAATTGAAGAACAATGAGCAATAATACCATTATATTTCGACACCTCCATGGATTATTACAGGATGCCGAGCTAACTTCTGCAACTCGAAGTCGTTACGTTGAGGGTTGGCAAAGAGCTCGAATAGAGCAACACACTCAGACGATTTCACACAAGGAGATCGGACCGACACAGATGATTGAAGAACTTAAGAGGAAAGCCGACCAAGAACAACGCGTTCATGCTGAAAttgaacttttaataaatataaaaattaatgttagtCTGATATACTTACTCTATGAATATTCTGTTTATCACTTTTTTACCACACtcgttatttaatataatttccaaagtaataaaatatgtgaCAAAATGTAGCAGGCGTAGACTCTTAAGAATAATTTTCTTGATGATGtatcacaaaaaattaaagCCTCCTtgtataagtacatataaacaCGTAACATATTTACATTAGATAACATAAGTAATAGTAACcagtaaatgttattattttaggaGCTTCACACTGAAGTTGAACAATGGAATAGTAAGTACGACAAAGACATGGAACAAATGGATCTAAAGATACAGTTGAAGAAGAATGATTATGAAAATATGCTTGATCAAAGAATAGAACATGAAGAAACGGTATGAATATTTGATTAACAGACTTTAGTCTCAACTTAGTCACAACTAGATATCTATAAATTTTATCGCAAATTGGTcaactaataactacttttaatTGTGTAAACGTCTCACAGCTGGGTAAAGGCCACTTCTATCAAGTAGATAGGGTTAATAAAGGGGTCGGAGTCTAATCCAAAAGCTGCTTTACTATAACTTGACGAAAGTAAATGAGAACACAATATACATTTTTCCGATCGAAATTTATGCAGAACTAATAAATAACTgggtgaataaataattaacaatcgATTGATCGAGTACGattgtaaaaaacaattatttatttttcagatcACAAAACATGCAGAACTAATAAAGAGTTGGATAAAGTTCAAAGAGGACAGAGAAGCAGCTCGCCAGTACCGCGAGAAAATGACCAAATCCGCCATTATCGTCCAAGCGTGGTGGCGTGGTTTACTTGTTCGACAACAATTGGGACCCTATAAAGTTTTCAAGAAGAAAGGACAAACCAAAGAAGAAAAATCTAGCAAGAAAAGGAAATGAGTCCCACATACTTATTTATACTAATGATTTTATatgatttcttttaaatatctatttgtattttttttttttattaaatgtgtttACAATTATCTGCaatgtatttcatttatatgttTTGGTTCATCATCTTCGTCATCATTAGCCTATTACAGTGCATATGCAGTAGTTTGCCATAGTCgaacattttcttaaaattcaGCATCTGTCCAAGCTTTTGCTACACTGAGATAATTTTCTATTCTTTGCTTTCGACAACctgtcattaaataatttatcaatggCTCAAATAACTCATTTCTCACTCACTGTGTCACTCATGAACTAATTGACTTACTcgataaatcatcatcatcactatcgTCTGGGTAAGACGAttcaattaaaaagtatatcatTCTTCTAGAACTCAACCAATTATTATTGTACCTATATCCCCAGTGGCGTAGCTACAAAGGATCAAGGCGGAGCAGTGCTCCGGAGCTCCAAGCTCTGGGGGCCCCTCGGACTC
This genomic interval carries:
- the LOC123662399 gene encoding dynein regulatory complex protein 9-like — protein: MPTLLAHKYGVEEEKITDDLKDINPKNLDCSEYKLKKLQSDRIRRDLNRQIRQQRNHMKSVTYDTDNEIQHLKSSIEDAELTSATRSRYVEGWQRARIEQHTQTISHKEIGPTQMIEELKRKADQEQRVHAEIELLINIKINITKHAELIKSWIKFKEDREAARQYREKMTKSAIIVQAWWRGLLVRQQLGPYKVFKKKGQTKEEKSSKKRK